From the genome of Flavobacterium luteolum, one region includes:
- a CDS encoding TerB family tellurite resistance protein — translation MNTEAEKRSLLLEMITLATVDGHLHKRELEFLRIVALELNISEEEFQDLFHQETKPLPIPSEMQRINQFYRLALLMHCDGVLHEREFHAIQQIAIGMGLNLSAVKRVLEMMKKTPNTVINPIVLLEIFHEQHN, via the coding sequence ATGAATACAGAAGCAGAAAAAAGAAGTTTACTTTTAGAAATGATTACCCTCGCCACTGTAGATGGACATTTGCACAAACGTGAGCTTGAATTTTTAAGAATTGTAGCTTTGGAATTGAATATTAGCGAAGAAGAATTTCAAGATTTATTTCATCAGGAAACAAAACCATTGCCAATACCATCCGAAATGCAGCGTATCAATCAGTTTTATAGATTGGCTTTATTAATGCATTGTGATGGCGTTTTGCACGAAAGAGAATTTCATGCTATTCAACAGATAGCTATCGGAATGGGACTGAATCTTTCTGCAGTAAAACGTGTTTTAGAAATGATGAAAAAAACACCAAATACAGTAATTAACCCAATTGTGCTGTTGGAAATTTTTCACGAACAACACAATTAG
- the uvrB gene encoding excinuclease ABC subunit UvrB, producing MKFQVSSEYSPKGDQPQAIQKLAQGVVDGDKYQTLLGVTGSGKTFTVANVIQEVQRPTLVLAHNKTLAAQLYSEFKQFFPNNAVEYFVSYYDYYQPEAFMPVTGVFIEKDLSINEELEKMRLSTTSSLLSGRRDVLVVASVSCLYGIGNPVEFQKNVIEIKRDQVISRTKLLHSLVQSLYARTEADFNPGTFRIKGDTVEVYPSYADDAYRIHFFGDEIEEIESFDAKTSQVIEKFQRLTIYPANMFVTSPEVLQGAIWQIQQDLVKQVDYFKEIGKHLEAKRLEERTNFDLEMIRELGYCSGIENYSRYLDGREAGTRPFCLLDYFPSDYLMIIDESHVTVSQVHAMYGGDRSRKENLVEYGFRLPAAMDNRPLKFEEFEALQNQVIYVSATPADYELQKSDGIYVEQIIRPTGLLDPVIEVRPSLNQIDDLIEEIQVRCELDERVLVTTLTKRMAEELAKYLTKMNIRCRYIHSEVDTLERIEIMQDLRKGLFDVLIGVNLLREGLDLPEVSLVAILDADKEGFLRNYRSLTQTIGRAARNLNGKAIMYADKITASMQKTIDETNYRRTKQINFNVENNIVPQALNKKIESAFTKNPLVEYELGHPIPVAAEPETAYLSKAELEKMIREKRKTMEKAAKELDFLQAAKLRDEIKKLQEQLP from the coding sequence ATGAAATTTCAAGTTTCCTCAGAATATAGTCCAAAAGGAGATCAGCCTCAAGCCATACAAAAATTGGCACAGGGCGTGGTCGACGGAGATAAATACCAAACTTTATTAGGAGTTACGGGTTCGGGAAAAACGTTTACCGTTGCCAACGTAATTCAGGAAGTGCAAAGACCTACTTTGGTTCTGGCACACAATAAAACTTTGGCCGCTCAATTATACTCTGAGTTCAAACAATTTTTCCCAAATAATGCTGTTGAATATTTCGTTTCGTACTACGACTATTATCAGCCAGAAGCTTTTATGCCTGTAACTGGAGTTTTCATTGAAAAAGATTTATCAATCAATGAAGAGTTGGAAAAGATGCGTTTGAGCACTACTTCTTCCCTTCTTTCTGGTCGCCGCGATGTTTTGGTTGTAGCTTCAGTTTCTTGTTTGTATGGTATTGGAAACCCAGTTGAATTTCAGAAAAACGTTATTGAAATTAAACGAGATCAGGTTATTTCAAGAACTAAATTATTACACAGTTTAGTTCAGAGTTTATACGCTAGAACAGAAGCCGATTTTAATCCTGGAACTTTCAGAATTAAAGGAGATACAGTTGAAGTCTATCCAAGTTATGCAGACGATGCGTATCGAATTCATTTCTTTGGAGACGAAATTGAAGAGATTGAATCTTTTGATGCAAAAACATCTCAGGTTATAGAGAAATTTCAAAGATTAACCATTTATCCTGCCAACATGTTTGTGACTTCTCCAGAAGTTTTACAAGGCGCAATTTGGCAGATCCAGCAAGATTTGGTGAAACAGGTTGATTATTTTAAAGAAATCGGAAAACATCTGGAAGCGAAACGTTTGGAAGAAAGAACCAATTTTGATCTGGAAATGATTCGCGAATTGGGTTATTGCTCTGGAATTGAAAATTACTCACGCTACCTTGACGGACGTGAAGCAGGAACGCGACCTTTCTGTTTATTAGATTATTTTCCGAGCGATTATTTAATGATTATTGATGAAAGTCACGTAACCGTTTCTCAAGTTCATGCAATGTATGGAGGCGACCGAAGCCGCAAAGAAAACCTTGTAGAATACGGTTTTAGATTGCCTGCCGCAATGGACAACAGACCTCTGAAATTTGAAGAGTTTGAAGCCTTGCAAAATCAGGTCATATATGTTTCTGCAACACCAGCTGATTATGAACTACAAAAATCGGATGGTATTTACGTCGAACAGATTATTCGCCCTACAGGATTATTAGATCCTGTTATTGAAGTGCGCCCAAGCTTAAATCAGATTGATGATTTGATTGAGGAAATCCAAGTTCGCTGTGAATTGGATGAAAGGGTTCTTGTGACAACTTTGACCAAAAGAATGGCCGAAGAATTGGCTAAATATTTAACTAAAATGAACATTCGATGCCGATACATACATTCTGAAGTAGATACTTTAGAGCGTATCGAAATTATGCAGGATTTACGAAAAGGTCTTTTTGATGTCTTAATTGGAGTTAACTTACTTCGTGAAGGTTTAGACTTGCCAGAAGTTTCGCTTGTTGCTATTTTAGATGCTGATAAAGAAGGTTTCTTGAGAAATTATCGTTCATTAACACAAACCATCGGACGTGCGGCGAGAAACTTAAATGGTAAAGCCATTATGTATGCTGATAAAATTACGGCAAGTATGCAGAAAACAATCGATGAAACCAATTACAGAAGAACAAAACAAATTAATTTCAACGTAGAAAATAATATTGTTCCTCAAGCTTTAAACAAAAAAATCGAAAGTGCTTTCACTAAAAATCCTTTGGTTGAATATGAATTAGGACATCCGATTCCTGTTGCAGCTGAACCAGAAACAGCTTATCTATCTAAAGCTGAATTAGAAAAAATGATTCGTGAAAAACGCAAAACGATGGAAAAAGCAGCTAAAGAATTAGACTTCTTGCAAGCGGCTAAACTTCGTGACGAAATTAAAAAACTACAAGAGCAATTACCATAA
- a CDS encoding aminotransferase class I/II-fold pyridoxal phosphate-dependent enzyme, producing MKVEKFPDRVIEIDQEHYLYFGGTAYLGLPTNTAFQDLAVQNILKWGTTYGSSRTANIQLTAYDAGESFLASHIGSESTVTVSSGMLAGKLVLEKLKEQTDCFYHLNEIHSAIQIENSDPVFINKKLNDRLLDLKSEKITILTDGVPSFETKPIDLTFIKEISKEKEITLVIDESHSLGIVGENGSGIYSSIDFPIKRKILVSSLGKAFGLTGGVIASDSEFIESIKEIETFTSAAGMNPAFVQTLFDAKEIYKTQHQKLKDNLSYIDTILTKNSTILFDKNYPLIYLLSNELVEKLKQEKIIIASFRYTKEAEPLNRIVVTANHLKEDLDKLVATLNDFNSRF from the coding sequence ATGAAAGTCGAAAAATTTCCAGATCGAGTAATCGAAATTGACCAAGAACATTATTTGTATTTTGGCGGAACTGCCTATTTGGGTCTTCCAACAAATACGGCATTTCAGGATTTAGCCGTTCAGAACATTTTAAAATGGGGAACTACTTACGGAAGTTCTAGAACTGCGAATATTCAATTAACGGCTTATGATGCGGGCGAAAGCTTTTTAGCATCTCATATTGGCTCAGAAAGCACCGTTACAGTTTCTTCGGGAATGCTGGCTGGAAAACTTGTTTTAGAAAAATTGAAAGAGCAAACCGATTGTTTTTATCATTTAAATGAAATTCATTCCGCTATTCAAATTGAAAATAGTGATCCTGTTTTTATAAATAAAAAACTGAATGACCGTTTATTAGATTTAAAATCTGAGAAAATAACGATTCTAACTGACGGTGTTCCTTCTTTTGAAACAAAACCAATCGATCTAACTTTTATAAAAGAAATTTCTAAGGAAAAGGAAATTACTTTAGTTATTGATGAATCGCATTCATTAGGAATTGTCGGCGAAAATGGTTCTGGAATTTATTCCTCAATTGACTTTCCGATTAAAAGAAAAATATTGGTTTCATCTCTCGGAAAAGCTTTCGGCTTAACAGGCGGAGTGATTGCATCTGATTCTGAATTCATAGAATCAATAAAAGAAATTGAAACTTTTACAAGTGCTGCCGGAATGAATCCCGCTTTTGTACAAACGCTTTTTGATGCTAAAGAAATTTATAAAACGCAACATCAAAAATTGAAAGACAATTTGAGTTATATCGATACGATTTTAACTAAAAACAGTACTATTCTATTTGATAAAAACTATCCTTTAATTTATCTTTTATCGAATGAATTAGTTGAAAAACTAAAACAGGAAAAAATCATTATAGCTAGTTTTAGATACACCAAAGAAGCCGAACCGCTAAATCGAATTGTAGTTACAGCAAATCATTTAAAAGAAGATTTGGATAAATTGGTTGCAACTTTAAATGATTTCAATTCTAGATTTTAA
- a CDS encoding DUF1456 family protein: MTNNDILKKLRVALMLRDDQIVEILELVDFRISKSELGAFFRAEDHPNYMECGDQVLRNFLNGLVIHLRGTRENPKNPNDVLAKHKAEIPKKETSKERPEFKAAPKDSEKYRGDQSSSKSGSSAGKPKKKSFPKGNGKPSVVEKVVFKNGNKKKS, translated from the coding sequence ATGACAAACAACGATATACTTAAAAAACTTCGCGTGGCTTTGATGCTCCGTGATGACCAAATAGTTGAAATTTTAGAATTGGTAGATTTTAGAATTTCAAAATCAGAATTAGGAGCTTTTTTTAGAGCCGAAGATCATCCAAACTATATGGAATGTGGTGATCAGGTTTTAAGAAACTTTTTAAACGGATTGGTTATTCATTTGAGAGGAACGAGAGAAAATCCTAAAAATCCGAATGATGTTTTAGCAAAACATAAAGCTGAAATTCCGAAGAAGGAAACTTCTAAAGAAAGACCAGAATTTAAAGCTGCTCCAAAAGATTCAGAAAAATACAGAGGTGATCAAAGTTCATCAAAGTCAGGTTCTTCAGCTGGAAAACCTAAAAAGAAATCATTCCCAAAAGGAAACGGAAAACCATCTGTTGTAGAAAAAGTAGTATTCAAAAACGGCAATAAGAAAAAATCGTAA
- a CDS encoding prolyl oligopeptidase family serine peptidase yields MNTKLLCTTVALSSVVSFFGQNKPQPAPEKIVTDEYFGEKIEDGYQYLENLNDPNVVAWMKANTDYTRQKLNEIPERQNLQKKLKELDARKESTISELQITENDHYFYLKRNANEENGKLYQRIGYKGIEKLLFDPETYKKAAGVNYNISSITPNEKGDKVAIEIAPSGSESAELLIINSDGKVYPEVFDRCWFSYPSWMPDGNSFTYGRLNSSDVTDPNRLLNSKVYYHKLGEDPNKDVEFLSNATNPELNIGAEEFPLNLYHKNSNKNYGMVVTVDNRIKLYDTDLKDNFKPVRWTNLVDKKDEVTDYLVDKEFIYYLTYKNASNYKIIKVPISNPDIEKAKTVIPEPKNGSITDFKLTKDGLYYSITENGVQAKVFFLAKGKTDPIELKLPLQAGSVSFLAISENKSEIWMTLSGWTSPQKRYLYNPASNTFTFQPLSKPIEYPEFKDLVSKEIMVPSYDGVKVPVSIIYNKNIKLNGDNPILMVGYGAYGISLEPRFSTGFALPYCTYGGIYVVAHVRGGGELGEAWHKAGFKTTKPNTWKDLIAVTEYLIKEKYSSPKRIAIWSASAGGILIGRAITERPDLFAAAIPEVGEFNTIRSELAPNGPGNIPEFGTIKDKTEFKALLEMDSFHHIKKGTAYPATLITAGMNDPRVIAWQPAKFAASLQNANTSSNPIFFLADFESGHGMGDSATKVIEKDSNLISFAYAYTGHPKFQPSKK; encoded by the coding sequence ATGAATACGAAATTACTTTGCACTACTGTGGCACTCAGCTCAGTAGTATCGTTTTTTGGGCAAAATAAACCACAGCCCGCGCCAGAAAAAATTGTCACAGACGAATATTTTGGAGAAAAGATAGAAGATGGCTATCAGTATTTAGAAAATTTAAATGACCCGAATGTTGTCGCTTGGATGAAAGCGAATACAGATTATACTCGGCAAAAATTAAACGAAATTCCAGAACGGCAAAATCTTCAAAAGAAACTCAAAGAGCTTGACGCAAGAAAAGAAAGTACAATCTCTGAATTACAAATTACTGAGAATGACCATTATTTCTATCTAAAACGAAATGCTAACGAAGAAAATGGAAAACTGTACCAGAGAATTGGTTATAAAGGAATCGAGAAACTACTTTTTGATCCGGAAACTTATAAAAAAGCAGCTGGAGTAAACTACAATATAAGTTCTATAACTCCCAATGAAAAAGGAGATAAAGTAGCGATAGAAATTGCGCCAAGCGGTTCTGAAAGTGCCGAATTGCTTATTATAAACAGCGACGGAAAAGTTTATCCTGAAGTATTTGACAGATGCTGGTTCAGTTATCCTTCATGGATGCCAGACGGAAATTCATTTACATACGGGCGATTAAATTCTTCTGATGTTACAGATCCAAATAGATTACTAAATTCCAAAGTTTATTATCATAAATTGGGAGAAGATCCAAACAAAGATGTCGAATTTTTATCCAATGCCACCAATCCTGAACTTAATATAGGTGCAGAAGAATTTCCATTAAATCTATATCACAAAAATTCTAATAAAAATTACGGAATGGTTGTTACAGTTGATAATCGAATTAAGTTATACGACACTGATTTAAAAGATAATTTTAAACCTGTAAGATGGACCAATCTGGTAGATAAAAAAGATGAAGTGACCGATTATCTTGTCGACAAAGAGTTTATTTATTATTTGACTTATAAAAATGCTTCTAACTATAAAATAATAAAAGTTCCTATTTCAAACCCAGATATAGAAAAAGCAAAAACGGTTATACCCGAACCTAAAAATGGAAGTATTACCGATTTCAAACTTACAAAGGATGGCTTATATTATTCAATTACCGAAAACGGAGTGCAGGCAAAAGTATTTTTCTTAGCGAAAGGAAAAACAGATCCGATTGAATTAAAATTACCTCTGCAAGCAGGTTCAGTTTCTTTTTTGGCTATAAGCGAAAATAAAAGCGAAATTTGGATGACGCTTTCAGGCTGGACTTCTCCTCAAAAACGTTATTTATACAATCCAGCATCAAATACATTTACTTTTCAGCCATTATCAAAACCTATTGAATATCCTGAATTTAAAGATTTAGTCTCTAAAGAAATTATGGTTCCCTCTTATGATGGTGTTAAAGTTCCTGTTTCTATCATTTATAACAAAAACATTAAGCTAAATGGCGACAATCCAATTCTTATGGTTGGATATGGTGCTTACGGAATCTCTCTTGAACCACGTTTTAGTACTGGATTTGCATTGCCTTACTGCACTTATGGTGGCATATATGTTGTTGCTCACGTTAGAGGTGGCGGAGAATTGGGCGAAGCTTGGCATAAAGCAGGTTTTAAAACAACCAAACCCAATACATGGAAAGATTTAATTGCGGTTACTGAATATCTCATTAAAGAGAAATATTCTTCTCCTAAAAGAATTGCCATTTGGAGCGCAAGTGCTGGCGGTATATTAATTGGACGAGCCATTACGGAGCGACCAGACTTGTTTGCCGCTGCCATTCCAGAAGTAGGAGAATTTAATACTATTCGTTCAGAATTAGCCCCAAATGGTCCTGGTAATATTCCTGAATTTGGAACTATAAAAGACAAAACAGAGTTCAAGGCGCTCTTAGAAATGGATTCGTTTCATCATATTAAAAAGGGAACTGCCTATCCGGCAACATTAATAACAGCGGGAATGAATGATCCTCGTGTAATTGCATGGCAACCTGCAAAATTTGCAGCTTCACTTCAAAATGCAAACACCTCCAGCAATCCAATCTTCTTTTTAGCCGACTTTGAATCTGGACATGGAATGGGTGACAGCGCAACAAAAGTTATAGAAAAAGACAGCAACTTAATCAGTTTTGCTTATGCGTATACTGGACATCCAAAATTTCAACCTTCTAAAAAATAA
- a CDS encoding alpha/beta fold hydrolase, which yields MLKLYFRLAVMLFLVTSCSSSKKAKFDDYVFKTRTEEVKYQTAYDKALKLWNIPYTEEDVKTSFGTAHVIIAGPKNGKDLVLLHGMDASSTMWYPNIKTLAKNHRIYAIDFIMEPNKSNLTVKPLSSDNIVVFYNEVFSYYKLKKFDIIGASRGGWITTLLATQKSNSIDKIVLLSPAQTFKFLDKPRKTTSALMLKLFPSEKKFSKTLNTFSTHPENISVIYKRQFYLANKYAKSNSSMLKMMPFSDKELESIQNPVLVLIGDKDVINSEESLDRAKKHLVNCKTKTVKDAGHFLTIDQPKAVNDAIINFLD from the coding sequence ATGTTGAAACTATATTTCCGATTGGCAGTTATGCTCTTTTTAGTCACAAGCTGTTCTTCGTCCAAAAAGGCAAAATTTGACGATTATGTTTTTAAAACTAGAACTGAAGAGGTAAAATATCAAACCGCTTATGATAAAGCTTTAAAACTTTGGAATATTCCGTATACCGAAGAAGATGTAAAAACTAGTTTTGGAACCGCACATGTAATTATAGCTGGACCAAAAAACGGAAAAGATCTTGTTTTACTTCACGGGATGGATGCCAGTTCGACCATGTGGTATCCTAACATTAAAACTTTGGCCAAAAATCATCGCATTTACGCCATCGATTTTATAATGGAACCCAATAAATCCAACTTAACTGTAAAACCACTTTCGTCCGATAATATTGTTGTTTTTTACAATGAAGTTTTCAGCTATTACAAATTAAAGAAATTTGATATCATTGGCGCTTCACGAGGCGGCTGGATTACAACATTATTAGCCACTCAAAAATCAAATTCGATTGATAAAATTGTTTTATTAAGTCCAGCTCAGACTTTCAAATTTCTTGATAAACCTCGAAAAACGACTTCAGCATTAATGCTAAAACTTTTTCCAAGCGAAAAGAAATTCAGTAAAACATTAAACACTTTTTCAACTCATCCAGAAAACATTAGCGTAATTTATAAAAGACAATTCTATTTGGCTAATAAATATGCGAAATCAAATTCCAGCATGCTTAAAATGATGCCTTTTTCAGATAAAGAATTAGAATCTATTCAAAATCCGGTTTTAGTTTTAATCGGAGATAAAGACGTTATTAATTCCGAAGAAAGTTTAGATCGTGCAAAAAAACATCTTGTCAATTGTAAAACAAAAACGGTAAAAGATGCAGGACATTTTTTAACCATAGATCAGCCAAAAGCGGTAAATGATGCGATCATTAATTTTTTAGATTAG
- a CDS encoding alpha/beta hydrolase, which produces MKRIFLAILLLFTFIGKAQSTASKNVSTFTIEAPQLNTSKKIWIYLPENYSKDIQKKYSVIYMHDAQNLFDAKTSYSGEWNVDEKLDSLKAPVIVVGIEHGNEKRIEELTPFKNEKYGGGNADNYLEFIVKTLKPYIDKNYRTKTKAKNTILFGSSLGGLVSYYGALKYPEIFGKAGVFSPSFWFSPEIYTFTEKQSKIKTKIYFLCGDKESDDMEKDLTKMKRLLDTKRCYCLHLDKTKIVKGGEHNEKLWRDHFTEAILWLGY; this is translated from the coding sequence ATGAAGAGGATTTTCTTGGCAATTTTACTTCTATTTACTTTTATTGGCAAGGCACAAAGCACTGCTTCAAAAAATGTATCTACATTTACAATTGAAGCGCCTCAACTAAATACCTCAAAAAAAATTTGGATTTATCTTCCAGAAAATTATTCCAAAGACATTCAGAAAAAATACAGCGTTATTTACATGCACGACGCTCAAAATCTGTTTGATGCCAAAACTTCTTATTCTGGTGAATGGAATGTAGACGAAAAATTGGACAGCCTAAAAGCTCCCGTCATTGTTGTAGGAATTGAGCATGGAAATGAAAAACGAATCGAAGAGCTTACTCCTTTCAAAAATGAAAAATATGGTGGAGGAAATGCCGATAATTATCTCGAATTTATCGTAAAAACCTTAAAACCGTATATCGATAAAAATTACAGAACCAAAACAAAAGCCAAAAACACAATTCTTTTCGGAAGCTCACTTGGCGGACTAGTTTCTTATTACGGAGCTTTAAAATACCCTGAAATTTTTGGAAAAGCGGGTGTCTTTTCGCCTTCATTCTGGTTTTCACCTGAGATTTATACGTTCACAGAAAAGCAATCTAAAATTAAAACTAAAATCTATTTTCTGTGCGGCGATAAAGAAAGTGACGACATGGAAAAAGATTTAACTAAAATGAAACGTTTACTAGATACCAAACGCTGTTATTGTCTTCATCTCGATAAAACCAAGATTGTAAAAGGCGGAGAACATAATGAAAAGCTTTGGCGTGATCATTTTACAGAAGCAATACTCTGGCTTGGCTATTAA
- a CDS encoding dipeptide epimerase: MKLILREYNLKLKHTFTISRESIDFQPSLIVELQSDGFSGFGEATSNPYYNTTVPMMMQDLEKIRSIIENTENETPEVFWAKIHPYLKDDMFALCALDLAYNDLYARKKGKKLYELWNYTTEKNPMTDYTIGIASIDKMVSKMQELPWPIYKIKLGTKEDIEIVKALRKHTNAIFRIDANCGWTVEETINNSIELKKLGVEFLEQPMKADNWEGHKEVFKHSALPVIADESCIIEEDVAKCFNHFHGVNVKLVKCGGLTPGKRMIEEAKKLGLRTMVGCMTESTVGISAIAHLLPQLDYVDMDGALLLAEDIATGVTIKDGVVSYSDLNGTGVTLL, encoded by the coding sequence ATGAAACTAATTTTAAGAGAATACAATCTCAAACTAAAGCACACTTTTACCATTTCGAGAGAATCCATAGATTTTCAGCCCTCGTTAATTGTTGAATTGCAAAGCGATGGCTTTTCGGGTTTTGGAGAAGCAACTTCAAATCCGTATTACAATACAACTGTGCCAATGATGATGCAGGATTTAGAAAAAATCAGAAGCATTATTGAAAATACTGAAAATGAAACTCCAGAAGTATTTTGGGCAAAAATTCATCCCTATTTAAAAGATGATATGTTTGCTTTATGCGCCTTAGATTTAGCTTATAATGATTTGTATGCTCGCAAAAAAGGCAAAAAGCTTTACGAATTATGGAACTACACAACCGAAAAAAATCCAATGACGGATTACACTATCGGAATTGCTTCTATTGATAAAATGGTTTCTAAAATGCAGGAACTTCCATGGCCTATTTATAAAATTAAATTGGGAACCAAAGAAGATATTGAAATTGTAAAAGCGCTTCGAAAACATACCAATGCCATTTTTAGGATTGATGCCAATTGCGGATGGACAGTTGAAGAAACCATAAATAATTCGATTGAACTAAAAAAATTAGGTGTTGAATTTCTAGAACAGCCTATGAAAGCTGATAATTGGGAAGGACATAAAGAGGTTTTTAAACATTCTGCTCTTCCAGTAATTGCTGACGAAAGTTGTATTATTGAAGAAGATGTAGCTAAATGTTTCAATCATTTTCATGGTGTGAATGTAAAACTGGTAAAATGCGGTGGTTTAACACCTGGAAAACGCATGATTGAAGAAGCTAAAAAACTTGGTTTACGAACAATGGTTGGCTGTATGACAGAATCTACTGTTGGGATTTCTGCTATTGCGCATTTGCTTCCTCAATTGGATTATGTAGATATGGACGGTGCGTTACTTTTAGCAGAAGATATTGCAACAGGTGTTACTATAAAAGATGGTGTTGTAAGTTATTCTGATTTAAACGGAACGGGAGTTACACTTTTATAA
- a CDS encoding LytR/AlgR family response regulator transcription factor, giving the protein MAFKCIIVDDEPPATRILENYIGKVNFLEKVGVFNDSLKALEFLNSQSVDVIFLDIQMPQLTGLQISKIISKDIKVIFTTAYPDFALEGFELNAVDYLLKPIAFERFYQAVSKLNSESKIEVSSTANSTAPDFLFIKTDGKNKFQKVFLNDVLYVESLQNYVCIHTVKQQIITHSSLKNVVESLPEKDFIQIHKSYVVSLQHIESTDNFSVFINGKELPIGATFKEAFFDKIEENKI; this is encoded by the coding sequence ATGGCTTTTAAATGCATAATTGTCGACGACGAACCGCCTGCAACTCGAATATTGGAAAATTACATTGGGAAGGTGAATTTTCTGGAGAAAGTTGGCGTTTTTAATGATTCGTTAAAAGCATTAGAATTTCTAAATTCACAATCTGTAGATGTTATTTTTCTTGATATTCAAATGCCGCAATTAACAGGTTTACAGATTTCTAAAATCATTTCTAAGGATATAAAAGTAATTTTTACAACGGCTTATCCAGATTTTGCTTTAGAAGGATTTGAATTAAATGCAGTTGATTATTTATTAAAACCAATTGCATTCGAACGATTTTATCAAGCCGTTTCTAAACTAAACTCTGAATCCAAAATAGAAGTTTCGAGTACCGCTAATAGTACTGCACCAGATTTTTTATTTATAAAAACAGATGGAAAAAATAAGTTTCAGAAAGTTTTTTTGAATGATGTTTTATACGTAGAAAGTTTACAGAATTATGTTTGTATTCATACTGTAAAGCAGCAGATTATTACACATTCGTCATTAAAAAATGTTGTTGAATCATTGCCAGAAAAGGATTTTATTCAAATACATAAATCGTATGTGGTTTCATTGCAACATATAGAATCAACAGATAATTTTTCTGTTTTTATAAATGGAAAAGAATTGCCAATTGGTGCAACTTTTAAAGAGGCTTTTTTTGATAAAATAGAAGAGAATAAAATTTAA
- a CDS encoding sensor histidine kinase, with translation MKSRIPFYYHIVFFFLLFLTYIFWDIGLNDQKIEIVIKAICYGITPTHLLAIFCIYILNFYYFCEWFLNKKKLLFYILTIPVSLLLFAAVRYFLQEVVMYNITGMHNYYEEAREIGYYIKDNFFFGLPAIFLSALTFLFWQFQTTQHQNQELLLENKKAEFQMLKAQVSPHFLFNTLNSFYSQLVMKEDEMADDILVLSDLLRYVITETDKDEAILSKEIQFIQNYIHLQKKRFEDQLFLDFKVEGNYSNEKIISSALIHFVENVFKHGKFNNEEEKAIISIQIKNDFLEISTFNYFIEGENYSSTGIGFDNLTKRLEYTYKGQFILEKTEENNTFKTYLKIPLKK, from the coding sequence ATGAAATCAAGAATACCTTTTTACTATCACATTGTTTTTTTCTTTTTATTATTCCTAACCTACATTTTCTGGGATATTGGACTTAATGATCAAAAAATAGAAATTGTAATCAAAGCAATATGTTATGGAATTACGCCAACTCATTTGTTAGCAATATTTTGTATTTACATTCTCAACTTCTACTATTTCTGCGAATGGTTTTTAAACAAGAAGAAATTACTTTTTTATATCCTGACAATTCCAGTTTCGCTATTGCTTTTTGCGGCTGTTCGTTATTTTTTGCAAGAAGTCGTTATGTATAATATTACTGGAATGCACAATTACTATGAAGAAGCTAGAGAAATAGGTTATTACATAAAAGATAATTTTTTCTTTGGATTACCAGCTATCTTTTTAAGTGCTTTGACCTTTTTATTTTGGCAATTTCAAACCACTCAGCATCAAAATCAAGAATTGCTTTTAGAGAATAAAAAAGCCGAATTTCAAATGCTAAAAGCGCAAGTGAGTCCGCATTTTTTGTTTAATACGCTGAACTCTTTTTACAGTCAGTTGGTTATGAAAGAGGATGAAATGGCCGATGATATTTTGGTGCTTTCTGATTTACTTCGGTATGTTATTACGGAAACTGACAAAGATGAAGCGATACTTTCAAAAGAAATTCAATTTATTCAAAACTATATTCATCTGCAAAAGAAAAGATTTGAAGATCAGTTATTTTTAGATTTTAAAGTGGAAGGAAATTATTCAAACGAAAAAATCATTTCGTCGGCTTTGATTCACTTTGTTGAAAATGTTTTCAAGCATGGAAAATTTAATAATGAAGAAGAAAAAGCTATTATTTCAATTCAAATAAAAAACGATTTTCTAGAAATTTCAACTTTCAATTATTTCATCGAAGGAGAAAATTATTCATCAACTGGAATTGGTTTTGATAACTTGACAAAAAGGCTAGAATATACCTATAAAGGCCAATTTATTCTTGAAAAAACAGAAGAAAATAATACCTTTAAAACTTACTTAAAAATACCGCTAAAGAAATAA